Proteins from a genomic interval of Lycium ferocissimum isolate CSIRO_LF1 chromosome 2, AGI_CSIRO_Lferr_CH_V1, whole genome shotgun sequence:
- the LOC132046622 gene encoding 26S proteasome regulatory subunit 8 homolog A yields the protein MASVAIESRMMETEREDRCSAKGTKQTGEGLRQYYMQHIHDLQLQVRQKTHNLNRLEAQRNELNSKVRMLKEELQLLQDPGSYVGEVVKVMGKSKVLVKVHPEGKYVVDIDKIIDITKITPSTRVALRNDSYVLHLILPSKVDPLVNLMKVEKVPDSTYDMIGGLDQQIKEIKEVIELPIKHPELFESLGIAQPKGVLLYGPPGTGKTLLARAVAHHTDCTFIRVSGSELVQKYIGEGSRMVRELFVMAREHAPSIIFMDEIDSIGSARMESGSGNGDSEVQRTMLELLNQLDGFEASNKIKVLMATNRIDILDQALLRPGRIDRKIEFPNPNEESRFDILKIHSRKMNLMRGIDLKKIAEKMNGASGAELKAVCTEAGMFALRERRVHVTQEDFEMAVAKVMKKETEKNMSLRKLWK from the exons aTGGCTTCAGTGGCTATTGAGAGTAGAATGATGGAGACTGAGAGAGAAGATAGATGTTCAGCAAAAGGGACAAAGCAAACTGGTGAAGGTCTAAGACAATATTATATGCAGCATATTCATGATCTCCAGCTTCAGGTCAGACAAAAGACTCATAATCTCAATCGACTTGAAGCCCAACGAAATGAACTCAATTCCAAAG TGAGAATGCTTAAGGAAGAATTACAGTTGCTTCAGGATCCTGGATCATATGTAggtgaagttgttaaagtgatGGGGAAGTCAAAAGTTTTAGTCAAA GTTCATCCTGaaggaaaatatgttgttgaCATTGATAAGATTATTGACATTACAAAGATTACTCCATCAACTAGAGTAGCCCTCCGCAATGACAGCTACGTTCTCCATCTAATTCTGCCCAGCAAAGTGGACCCATTGGTCAACCTAATGAAAGTTGAGAAAGTGCCTGATTCCACTTACGACATGATTGGTGGCCTTGACCAGCAAATTAAAGAGATTAAAGag GTTATTGAGCTTCCCATTAAACATCCTGAGCTGTTCGAGTCTCTTGGAATAGCTCAACCTAAG GGAGTGCTTCTTTACGGGCCTCCAGGAACAGGAAAAACACTGTTGGCGAGGGCAGTTGCACATCATACTGATTGCACATTCATTCGGGTCTCTGGTTCTGAACTGGTGCAGAAATATATTGGAGAAGGTTCTCGTATGGTGAGAGAACTCTTTGTCATGGCCAG GGAACATGCTCCTTCTATCATTTTTATGGATGAAATAGACAGTATTGGATCTGCTAGAATGGAGTCAGGTAGTGGCAATGGTGATAGTGAAGTGCAGAGAACAATGTTGGAGCTTCTTAATCAACTTGATGGATTTGAGGCATCAAACAAAATTAAG GTTTTGATGGCTACAAACCGCATTGATATTCTGGATCAAGCTCTCCTGAGACCTGGAAGAATTGATAGGAAGATTGAATTTCCAAATCCCAATGAAGAG TCCCGTTTCGATATTTTGAAGATTCATTCTAGGAAGATGAACTTGATGCGAGGGATTGACTTGAAGAAAATTGCTGAGAAGATGAATGGTGCTTCTGGGGCAGAACTTAAG GCTGTCTGTACAGAAGCAGGGATGTTTGCACTAAGGGAGAGGAGGGTACACGTGACACAAGAAGATTTTGAGATGGCAGTTGCCAAGGTAATGAAGAAAGAGACGGAGAAGAATATGTCTTTGCGAAAGCTGTGGAAATAA